One region of Streptomyces capillispiralis genomic DNA includes:
- the rdgB gene encoding RdgB/HAM1 family non-canonical purine NTP pyrophosphatase → MTRLILATRNAGKITELRSILADAGLPHELVGADAYPDVPDVKETGVTFAENALLKAHALARATGLPAVADDSGLCVDVLGGAPGIFSARWAGRHGDDKANLDLLLAQLADIADEHRDAHFACAAALALPDGTERVVEGRLRGTLRREPSGTNGFGYDPILQPEHETRTCAELTPAEKNAISHRGKAFRALVPVVRDLLG, encoded by the coding sequence ATGACCCGCCTGATCCTCGCCACCCGCAACGCCGGAAAGATCACCGAACTCCGGTCGATCCTCGCCGACGCGGGACTCCCGCACGAACTCGTCGGCGCCGACGCCTACCCCGACGTCCCCGACGTCAAGGAAACCGGTGTCACCTTCGCCGAGAACGCGCTGCTCAAGGCCCACGCCCTCGCCCGGGCCACCGGCCTGCCCGCCGTCGCCGACGACTCCGGCCTCTGCGTCGACGTCCTGGGCGGCGCCCCCGGCATCTTCTCCGCCCGCTGGGCCGGCCGCCACGGCGACGACAAGGCCAACCTGGACCTGCTCCTGGCCCAGCTCGCGGACATCGCCGACGAACACAGGGACGCCCACTTCGCCTGCGCGGCGGCCCTCGCCCTCCCCGACGGCACGGAGCGAGTCGTCGAGGGCCGGCTGAGGGGCACCCTGCGCAGGGAACCGTCCGGCACGAACGGCTTCGGCTACGACCCGATCCTCCAGCCGGAGCACGAAACCCGCACCTGCGCCGAACTCACCCCGGCCGAGAAGAACGCCATCAGCCACCGCGGAAAGGCGTTCCGAGCCCTCGTACCAGTGGTCCGGGACCTGCTGGGCTGA
- a CDS encoding DMT family transporter: protein MAWVLLVVAGLLEVGWAVGMKYTDGFTRLVPSVLTGAGIVASMVLLSYAARTLPIGTAYGVWVGIGAAGAAVLGMVVLGEPVTAARIFFICLLLVAVVGLKATAGGH, encoded by the coding sequence ATGGCGTGGGTTCTGCTTGTCGTCGCCGGTCTGCTCGAGGTGGGGTGGGCGGTCGGTATGAAGTACACCGATGGTTTCACCCGTCTCGTGCCCAGTGTCCTCACGGGCGCGGGCATCGTGGCCAGCATGGTGTTGCTGTCGTACGCGGCTCGTACGCTGCCGATCGGTACGGCGTACGGCGTGTGGGTGGGGATCGGTGCGGCCGGGGCGGCGGTGCTGGGGATGGTGGTGCTGGGGGAGCCGGTGACGGCCGCCCGGATCTTCTTCATCTGTCTGCTGCTGGTGGCCGTGGTGGGGCTGAAGGCGACGGCCGGCGGGCACTGA
- the rph gene encoding ribonuclease PH — protein sequence MSRIDGRTPEQLRPVTIERGWSKHAEGSVLVSFGDTKVLCTASVTEGVPRWRKGSGEGWVTAEYAMLPRATNTRGDRESVRGRIGGRTHEISRLIGRSLRAVIDYKALGENTVVLDCDVLQADGGTRTAAITGSYVALADAITWAQGKKLIRPGRQPLTGTVSAVSVGIVGGVPLLDLCYEEDVKADTDMNVVCTGDGRFVEVQGTAEAEPFARDELDALLDLAVSGCTELAAAQRAALDTVLER from the coding sequence ATGTCTCGAATCGACGGCCGCACCCCCGAACAACTCCGCCCGGTCACCATCGAACGCGGCTGGAGCAAGCACGCCGAAGGCTCCGTCCTCGTCTCCTTCGGCGACACCAAGGTCCTCTGCACCGCCTCCGTCACCGAAGGCGTCCCCCGCTGGCGCAAGGGCAGCGGCGAGGGCTGGGTCACCGCCGAATACGCCATGCTCCCCCGCGCCACCAACACCCGCGGCGACCGCGAGTCCGTCCGCGGCCGCATCGGCGGCCGCACCCACGAGATCAGCCGGCTCATCGGCCGCTCCCTGCGCGCCGTCATCGACTACAAGGCCCTCGGCGAGAACACCGTCGTCCTCGACTGCGACGTCCTCCAGGCCGACGGCGGCACCCGCACCGCCGCCATCACCGGCTCCTACGTCGCCCTCGCCGACGCCATCACCTGGGCCCAGGGCAAGAAGCTCATCCGCCCCGGCCGCCAACCCCTCACCGGCACCGTCAGCGCCGTCTCCGTCGGCATCGTCGGCGGAGTCCCCCTCCTCGACCTCTGCTACGAGGAGGACGTCAAGGCCGACACCGACATGAACGTCGTCTGCACCGGCGACGGCCGCTTCGTCGAGGTCCAGGGCACCGCCGAAGCCGAACCCTTCGCCCGCGACGAACTCGACGCCCTCCTCGACCTCGCCGTCAGCGGCTGCACCGAACTCGCCGCCGCACAGCGCGCGGCACTTGATACCGTCCTCGAAAGGTAA
- a CDS encoding MBL fold metallo-hydrolase — MKLTVVGCSGSFPSAESACSSYLVEADGFRLLLDMGNGALGELQRHCGLYDLDAIFLSHLHADHCIDMCAYFVARYYRHDGGRCDPLPVYGPEGTEHRLTTAYADTPTASSMSEVFDFHTVKPSTFEIGPFLVHTERVAHPVEAYGIRIEHGGKTLTYSGDTGVSPALDDLARDADLFLCEAAFTHGKENIPDLHLNGREAGETAARAHARRLVLTHIPPWTDPQINLTDARAVYDGPVGLAAPRATYQI, encoded by the coding sequence ATGAAGCTCACCGTCGTCGGCTGCTCGGGGTCGTTCCCGTCCGCGGAATCGGCCTGCTCGAGCTACCTCGTCGAGGCCGACGGCTTCCGGCTGCTCCTCGACATGGGCAACGGCGCCCTGGGCGAGCTGCAGCGCCACTGCGGTCTCTACGACCTCGACGCGATCTTCCTCAGCCACCTGCACGCCGACCACTGCATCGACATGTGCGCCTACTTCGTCGCGCGCTACTACCGGCACGACGGCGGCCGCTGCGACCCCCTGCCCGTCTACGGACCCGAGGGCACCGAACACCGGCTGACCACCGCCTACGCCGACACCCCCACGGCCTCCTCCATGAGCGAGGTCTTCGACTTCCACACGGTCAAGCCGTCCACCTTCGAGATCGGCCCGTTCCTCGTCCACACCGAGCGCGTCGCGCACCCGGTCGAGGCGTACGGCATCCGCATCGAACACGGCGGGAAGACACTGACCTACTCCGGCGACACGGGCGTCAGCCCCGCGCTCGACGACCTCGCCCGTGACGCCGACCTCTTCCTGTGCGAGGCCGCCTTCACGCACGGCAAGGAGAACATCCCCGACCTGCACCTCAACGGCCGCGAGGCGGGTGAGACCGCGGCCCGCGCCCACGCCCGCCGCCTCGTCCTCACCCACATCCCCCCGTGGACGGACCCGCAGATCAACCTCACCGACGCCCGCGCGGTGTACGACGGCCCGGTGGGGCTGGCGGCGCCCCGGGCGACGTACCAGATCTGA
- a CDS encoding GroES family chaperonin, giving the protein MLHDRVLVRQDTSEGERRSGGGILIPATAAVGRRLAWAEVVAVGQNVRTVEPGDRVLFDPEDRAEVEVRGTAYVLMRERDLHAVAADRFEGSEDSTGLYL; this is encoded by the coding sequence ATGCTGCACGATCGTGTGCTGGTGCGGCAGGACACGAGTGAGGGTGAGCGGCGTTCCGGGGGCGGGATCCTGATTCCCGCGACGGCGGCGGTGGGCCGTCGGCTGGCCTGGGCCGAGGTGGTCGCGGTGGGGCAGAACGTGCGGACCGTGGAGCCGGGTGACCGGGTGCTGTTCGACCCGGAGGACCGGGCGGAGGTCGAGGTGCGGGGCACGGCGTACGTGCTGATGCGGGAGCGGGATCTGCACGCGGTGGCCGCGGACCGGTTCGAGGGTTCCGAGGATTCGACCGGCTTGTACCTGTAG
- a CDS encoding PTS transporter subunit EIIC translates to MSTESPVGAGGAVGPARERWNRLFQGMQKMGRGLQLPIAVLPAAGILNRLGQPDVFGDEGLGWTNVSKVMVGAGGALLDGSLGLPLLFCVGVAIGMARKSDGSTALAAVAGFLVYFTVLRQFPEDCPEGARAVPNVGCRVADGTVTAFTYQNPGVFGGIVIGLMAAYLWQRFHRTRLVDWLGFFNGRRLVPIIMAFAAIVFAALCLWVWPPVGDGLESFSDWMSGLGAWGAGVFGIANRALLVVGLHQFLNVPIWFQFGSYTRPDGSVVHGDINMFLAGDPEAGQFLSGFFPIMMFALPAAALAITHCARPARRKEVGGLMLSVALTSFVTGITEPIEYSFLFVAPLLYVVHAVLTGVSMAVTWGLGVRDGFSFSAGLIDYVINWNLATRPWAIVPIGLCFAAVYYVLFRFAITRFDLRTPGREPEEEVEDATKA, encoded by the coding sequence ATGAGTACCGAGAGTCCCGTCGGCGCCGGGGGTGCGGTGGGTCCGGCGCGTGAGCGCTGGAACCGGTTGTTCCAGGGGATGCAGAAGATGGGGCGCGGTCTGCAGCTGCCGATCGCGGTGCTGCCGGCGGCGGGCATCCTGAACCGGCTGGGGCAGCCGGATGTGTTCGGGGACGAGGGTCTGGGCTGGACGAACGTCTCCAAGGTGATGGTGGGCGCGGGCGGGGCGCTGCTGGACGGTTCGCTGGGGCTGCCGCTGCTGTTCTGTGTGGGGGTGGCCATCGGGATGGCGAGGAAGTCGGACGGTTCGACGGCGCTGGCGGCGGTGGCGGGGTTCCTCGTCTACTTCACCGTGCTGCGCCAGTTCCCGGAGGACTGTCCGGAGGGGGCGCGGGCGGTGCCGAACGTCGGCTGCCGGGTGGCGGACGGGACGGTGACGGCTTTCACGTATCAGAACCCGGGGGTGTTCGGCGGGATCGTGATCGGGCTGATGGCGGCGTACCTCTGGCAGCGGTTCCACCGGACGCGGCTGGTGGACTGGCTGGGTTTCTTCAACGGCCGCCGGCTGGTGCCGATCATCATGGCGTTCGCGGCGATCGTGTTCGCGGCGCTGTGTCTGTGGGTGTGGCCGCCGGTCGGTGACGGGCTGGAGAGTTTCAGTGACTGGATGAGCGGTCTGGGCGCGTGGGGCGCGGGTGTGTTCGGGATCGCGAACCGGGCGTTGCTGGTGGTGGGGCTGCACCAGTTCCTGAACGTGCCCATCTGGTTCCAGTTCGGCAGCTACACGAGGCCGGACGGTTCGGTGGTGCACGGTGACATCAACATGTTCCTCGCGGGTGATCCGGAGGCCGGGCAGTTCCTGTCGGGGTTCTTCCCGATCATGATGTTCGCGCTGCCGGCGGCGGCGCTGGCGATCACGCACTGTGCGCGGCCGGCCCGGCGCAAGGAGGTCGGCGGGCTGATGCTGTCGGTGGCGCTGACGTCGTTCGTCACGGGGATCACGGAGCCGATCGAGTACTCGTTCCTGTTCGTCGCGCCGTTGCTGTACGTGGTGCACGCGGTGCTGACGGGGGTGTCGATGGCGGTGACGTGGGGGCTGGGGGTGCGCGACGGGTTCAGTTTCTCGGCGGGGCTGATCGACTACGTCATCAACTGGAACCTGGCGACGCGGCCCTGGGCGATCGTGCCGATCGGGCTGTGCTTCGCGGCGGTGTACTACGTACTGTTCCGGTTCGCGATCACGCGGTTCGATCTGAGGACTCCGGGGCGGGAGCCGGAGGAGGAGGTGGAGGACGCGACGAAGGCGTGA
- a CDS encoding PTS transporter subunit EIIC, producing the protein MSTATDSAAPAKKRGSGLFQGLQKVGRSLQLPIAVLPAAGILLRLGQADVQDKLNLPDKVTAVFATAGGAIFDNLPMLFCIGVAIGFAKKADGSTALAALVGFLVYSNVLKAFPVTEAKVQDGADIAATYNNPGVLGGILMGLLAAVLWQRYHRKKLVDWLGFFNGRRLVPIIMAFVGTAMGVFFGLVWEPIGEVISDAGEWITGLGAAGAGLFGLINRALIPIGMHQFVNTVSWFQIGDFTNAAGEIVHGDLNRFFAGDPDAGQFMSGFFPIMMFGLPAAAIAIAHAARPERRKAVMGMMVSLALTSFVTGVTEPIEFSFMFIAPVLYAIHAVLTALSMAITWALGVHAGFTFSAGAIDYGLNWSLSTKPWLIIPIGLVFAAVYYGLFRFAISKFNLPTPGREPEDEVEDTTKA; encoded by the coding sequence ATGAGCACCGCCACCGACTCGGCGGCCCCCGCGAAGAAGCGGGGATCCGGCCTGTTCCAGGGCCTGCAGAAGGTCGGCCGCAGCCTTCAGCTCCCGATCGCCGTCCTGCCGGCGGCGGGCATCCTGCTCCGGCTCGGCCAGGCGGACGTCCAGGACAAGCTGAACCTGCCCGACAAGGTCACCGCGGTGTTCGCCACGGCGGGCGGCGCGATCTTCGACAACCTGCCGATGCTGTTCTGCATCGGTGTGGCGATCGGCTTCGCCAAGAAGGCCGACGGCTCCACCGCCCTCGCCGCCCTCGTCGGTTTCCTGGTCTACAGCAACGTCCTGAAGGCCTTCCCGGTCACCGAGGCGAAGGTGCAGGACGGCGCGGACATAGCCGCGACCTACAACAACCCCGGTGTCCTCGGCGGCATCCTGATGGGTCTGCTGGCCGCGGTCCTGTGGCAGCGCTACCACCGCAAGAAGCTGGTGGACTGGCTGGGCTTCTTCAACGGCCGCCGGCTCGTGCCGATCATCATGGCCTTCGTCGGCACCGCCATGGGCGTCTTCTTCGGTCTGGTCTGGGAGCCGATCGGCGAGGTCATCTCCGACGCCGGTGAGTGGATCACGGGTCTGGGCGCCGCGGGTGCCGGTCTGTTCGGTCTGATCAACCGCGCGCTGATCCCGATCGGCATGCACCAGTTCGTCAACACCGTCTCCTGGTTCCAGATCGGTGACTTCACCAACGCGGCGGGCGAGATCGTCCACGGCGACCTGAACCGCTTCTTCGCCGGTGACCCGGACGCGGGCCAGTTCATGTCGGGCTTCTTCCCGATCATGATGTTCGGTCTGCCGGCCGCCGCCATCGCCATCGCGCACGCCGCCCGTCCGGAGCGCCGCAAGGCCGTGATGGGCATGATGGTCTCGCTCGCGCTGACGTCCTTCGTGACCGGTGTGACCGAGCCGATCGAGTTCTCGTTCATGTTCATCGCCCCGGTGCTGTACGCGATCCACGCGGTGCTGACCGCCCTGTCCATGGCGATCACCTGGGCGCTCGGGGTGCACGCGGGCTTCACCTTCTCGGCGGGTGCCATCGACTACGGGCTCAACTGGAGCCTGTCGACCAAGCCGTGGCTGATCATCCCGATCGGTCTGGTCTTCGCGGCGGTCTACTACGGGCTCTTCCGCTTCGCGATCAGCAAGTTCAACCTGCCGACCCCGGGCCGCGAGCCGGAGGACGAGGTCGAGGACACCACGAAGGCGTGA
- a CDS encoding DUF3618 domain-containing protein → MADTADTRTPAEIEADIRRRRAVLAETLDEIGVRVHPKTIVGDAKARVASHVDHTLGRAYVGVNRVVSDVKAQFVDEEGSPRLERVVPVAVLVVGVVGLVALGSRRRRR, encoded by the coding sequence GTGGCGGACACGGCGGACACCAGGACCCCGGCGGAGATCGAGGCGGACATCAGGCGCCGTCGCGCGGTGCTGGCCGAGACCCTGGACGAGATCGGTGTGCGGGTGCACCCGAAGACGATCGTGGGGGACGCGAAGGCCCGGGTGGCGTCGCATGTGGACCACACGCTCGGGCGGGCGTACGTCGGCGTCAATCGTGTGGTGAGCGACGTCAAGGCGCAGTTCGTGGACGAGGAGGGTTCGCCCCGGCTGGAGCGGGTCGTGCCGGTGGCGGTGCTGGTGGTGGGGGTCGTGGGGCTGGTGGCCCTGGGGTCCCGTCGGCGCCGGCGCTGA
- a CDS encoding glucose PTS transporter subunit EIIB yields MATKAEKIVAGLGGIDNIEEVEGCITRLRTEVVDPSKVDEAVLKAAGAHGVVKMGSAIQVVIGTDADPVAAEIEDMM; encoded by the coding sequence ATGGCCACGAAGGCTGAGAAGATCGTTGCCGGGCTCGGCGGCATCGACAACATCGAAGAGGTCGAGGGCTGCATCACCCGCCTCCGCACCGAGGTCGTGGACCCCTCCAAGGTCGACGAAGCCGTCCTCAAGGCCGCCGGCGCCCACGGCGTCGTCAAGATGGGCAGCGCCATCCAGGTCGTCATCGGCACCGACGCCGACCCCGTCGCCGCCGAAATCGAAGACATGATGTGA
- a CDS encoding HNH endonuclease signature motif containing protein, whose product MTAQHASDPYGKERLTSAVAEARNWADLMRRLGLTTSGGQRRVLQEKVAVHGLDTSHFAKRSPWRKYPDAAIAKAAASSSSLREVALKLGATPATGTLSHIRRRIDAAHIDISHFPGMDRAELELPFTTEELREAAASATSTRGVARTLGVPDDSRSRATLSRMLQARQIDVSHFTYRRPPIPEDKLRELVGTSASYADVMRGLGLDVNDTNHRRVRRTTARLGLDTSHFRRRSWGRPERPAPAPVAHRVLVVLPDHAGRTNRNQLHRALTELGVTYACESCGNTGEWLGRPITLQIDHVNGDWRDNRRDNLRYLCPNCHALTETWCRQKGRVTFAG is encoded by the coding sequence ATGACTGCTCAGCACGCGTCTGACCCGTACGGCAAGGAACGACTGACGTCGGCCGTCGCCGAAGCCCGCAACTGGGCTGACCTGATGCGACGTCTCGGGCTCACCACAAGTGGGGGGCAGCGGCGCGTGCTTCAGGAGAAAGTCGCCGTACACGGATTGGATACGAGCCACTTCGCGAAACGCAGCCCGTGGCGCAAGTACCCGGATGCCGCCATCGCCAAGGCCGCTGCGTCATCGTCGTCGCTGCGCGAAGTGGCCCTGAAGCTGGGGGCGACCCCCGCCACCGGAACCCTGTCCCACATCCGACGCCGGATTGACGCGGCACACATCGACATCAGCCACTTCCCCGGCATGGATCGCGCCGAGTTGGAGCTGCCCTTCACAACCGAGGAGCTGAGAGAAGCCGCAGCGTCAGCGACCAGCACGCGCGGGGTAGCGCGCACCCTCGGCGTGCCGGACGACAGCCGTTCGCGAGCAACGCTGAGCCGCATGCTTCAGGCTCGGCAGATTGACGTAAGCCATTTCACTTACCGCCGTCCGCCCATCCCCGAGGACAAACTCCGGGAGCTGGTAGGGACCTCTGCGAGCTACGCCGATGTGATGCGTGGTCTCGGCCTGGATGTGAACGACACCAACCATCGACGCGTCCGACGTACGACAGCCCGCCTCGGCCTCGACACGAGCCACTTCAGACGCCGGAGCTGGGGACGGCCGGAGCGACCGGCACCCGCGCCCGTAGCCCACCGGGTGCTGGTCGTCCTACCCGACCACGCGGGACGAACCAACAGGAATCAGCTCCACCGGGCACTGACCGAGCTCGGAGTGACCTACGCGTGCGAGAGCTGCGGCAACACCGGAGAGTGGCTGGGACGACCGATCACCTTGCAGATCGACCACGTCAACGGAGACTGGCGCGACAACCGCCGGGATAATCTGCGGTACTTGTGCCCCAACTGCCACGCGCTGACAGAGACGTGGTGTCGCCAGAAGGGGAGGGTGACCTTCGCAGGGTGA
- the bcp gene encoding thioredoxin-dependent thiol peroxidase: MSERLQPGDEAPAFTLPDADGNEVSLADHKGRKVIVYFYPAALTPGCTKQACDFTDNLDLLAGAGYDVIGISPDKPEKLAKFREAESLKVTLLADPDKKVLDAYGAFGEKKNYGKTYMGVIRSTIVVDEQGKVERALYNVRATGHVAKIIKDLGV; this comes from the coding sequence ATGAGCGAACGCCTCCAGCCCGGGGACGAGGCCCCCGCCTTCACCCTGCCCGACGCCGACGGCAACGAGGTGTCCCTGGCCGACCACAAGGGCCGCAAGGTCATCGTCTACTTCTACCCGGCCGCCCTCACCCCCGGCTGCACCAAGCAGGCCTGCGACTTCACCGACAACCTCGACCTCCTCGCAGGCGCCGGGTACGACGTGATCGGCATCTCCCCCGACAAGCCCGAGAAGCTCGCCAAGTTCCGCGAGGCGGAGTCCCTGAAGGTCACCCTCCTCGCCGACCCCGACAAGAAGGTCCTGGACGCCTACGGCGCCTTCGGCGAGAAGAAGAACTACGGCAAGACCTACATGGGCGTCATCCGCTCCACGATCGTCGTCGACGAACAGGGCAAGGTCGAACGCGCCCTCTACAACGTCCGCGCGACGGGCCACGTAGCCAAGATCATCAAGGACCTGGGCGTCTGA